A section of the Primulina eburnea isolate SZY01 chromosome 1, ASM2296580v1, whole genome shotgun sequence genome encodes:
- the LOC140835062 gene encoding elongation factor 1-alpha-like yields MGKEKVHISIVVIGHVDSGKSTTTGHLIYKLGGIDKRVIERFEKEAAEMNKRSFKYAWVLDKLKAERERGITIDIALWKFETTKYYCTVIDAPGHRDFIKNMITGTSQADCAVLIIDSTTGGFEAGISKDGQTREHALLAFTLGVKQMICCCNKMDATTPKYSKARYDEIVKEVSSYLKKVGYNPDKIPFVPISGFEGDNMIERSTNLDWYKGPTLLDALDLITEPKRPSDKPLRLPLQDVYKIGGIGTVPVGRVETGVLKPSMVVTFAPTGLTTEVKSVEMHHESLPEALPGDNVGFNVKNVAVKDLKRGYVASNSKDDPAKEAANFTAQVIIMNHPGQIGNGYAPVLDCHTSHIAVKFAELLTKIDRRSGKELEKEPKFLKNGDAGFVKMIPTKPMVVETFSEYPPLGRFAVRDMRQTVAVGVIKSVEKKDPTGAKVTKSAAKKGGK; encoded by the exons ATGGGTAAGGAAAAGGTTCACATTAGCATTGTGGTTATTGGCCATGTCGACTCTGGGAAGTCAACCACCACTGGTCACCTAATCTACAAGCTTGGTGGTATTGACAAGCGTGTTATTGAAAGGTTTGAGAAGGAGGCCGCTGAGATGAACAAGAGGTCATTCAAGTATGCCTGGGTTCTTGACAAGCTTAAGGCTGAACGTGAGCGTGGAATCACAATTGATATCGCTCTATGGAAGTTTGAGACCACCAAGTATTATTGCACTGTCATCGATGCTCCTGGACACCGTGActttatcaagaatatgattaCTGGTACTTCCCAGGCTGATTGTGCTGTTCTGATTATTGACTCTACCACTGGTGGTTTCGAAGCTGGTATCTCGAAGGATGGTCAGACCCGTGAGCATGCATTGCTTGCCTTCACTCTCGGGGTCAAGCAAATGATTTGTTGCTGCAACAAA ATGGACGCCACCACACCAAAATACTCAAAAGCTAGATACGATGAAATTGTGAAGGAGGTGTCTTCCTACCTCAAGAAAGTTGGCTACAATCCTGACAAGATTCCATTCGTCCCCATTTCTGGTTTTGAGGGAGATAACATGATTGAGAGGTCGACAAACCTCGATTGGTACAAGGGCCCAACCCTCCTTGATGCACTGGACTTGATCACGGAGCCCAAAAGGCCATCAGACAAGCCCCTCCGTCTCCCACTTCAGGATGTTTACAAAATCGGTGGAATTGGTACTGTCCCTGTGGGCCGTGTCGAGACAGGTGTTTTGAAGCCTAGTATGGTCGTCACATTTGCCCCTACTGGTTTGACCACTGAGGTCAAGTCAGTTGAGATGCACCACGAATCCCTTCCTGAGGCTCTTCCTGGTGACAATGTTGGGTTCAACGTGAAGAATGTTGCTGTCAAGGATCTTAAGCGTGGCTATGTTGCATCAAACTCCAAGGATGATCCTGCAAAGGAAGCTGCGAACTTCACCGCCCAGGTCATCATCATGAACCACCCTGGCCAGATTGGAAATGGATATGCTCCAGTGCTCGACTGTCACACCTCCCACATTGCGGTTAAGTTTGCTGAACTCTTAACAAAGATCGACAGACGTTCAGGTAAAGAGCTCGAAAAGGAACCCAAATTCTTGAAGAATGGCGATGCTGGTTTCGTTAAGATGATTCCTACCAAACCCATGGTGGTGGAAACTTTTTCTGAGTACCCTCCTCTTGGCCGTTTTGCTGTCCGTGACATGCGTCAGACGGTTGCTGTTGGTGTTATTAAGAGTGTGGAGAAAAAGGATCCTACAGGTGCCAAGGTGACCAAGTCTGCTGCTAAGAAGGGTGGGAAGTGA
- the LOC140835083 gene encoding uncharacterized protein gives MFLTRAVGQNGYNYSSSRVEGRAPVVVAGDWRFQVAEFAKGAAEMSLEFGKGVRDVLKQSLLRDDSLIMKKFEGPCAKICGKLRFLNRYLPEDRDPFHAWSVMACVWTLALAALIVNTNHPTTPLVKQMKIHPTSGSLILLPDGRRLAYQEQGVPSDQARYSMIVPHSFLSSRLAGIPGIKGSLLQEFGIRLVSYDLPGFGESDPHPDRNLESSALDMFHLSYAVNVTDKFWIVGYSIGSMHAWAALRYIPDRIAGAIMVAPMINPYEPRLTKEEARKIWGKWTTKKKMLYHLAQKFPRLLPYFYRRSFLSGNIGQMENWFSISFGKRDRALIERQMFQEFWLRDVEESIRQLNVKPFVEEAILQVSNWGFSIGDLEVQNKHKGKGVLVWLKSMYSSAEKRFDGFLGPIHIWQGGEDRVVPPSMSDFVQRVLPDVMLHKLPYEGHFTYFYFCDECHQHMFSTVFGIPRGPLSRDVDHGRIDDEDQNTDVIFSDTIIDSENVSSLA, from the exons ATGTTCTTGACGAGGGCTGTTGGACAAAATGGTTACAATTATAGCTCATCCCGAGTGGAGGGAAGAGCTCCGGTAGTGGTTGCTGGAGATTGGAGGTTTCAGGTGGCCGAGTTCGCGAAAGGGGCGGCGGAGATGAGTCTGGAGTTTGGGAAGGGAGTGAGAGATGTATTGAAGCAGAGCTTGTTGCGGGATGATTCTTTGATAATGAAAAAGTTTGAGGGACCATGTGCCAAGATTTGTGGGAAATTGAGGTTTTTGAATCGGTATCTGCCAGAGGATCGTGACCCTTTTCATGCTTGGAGCGTGATGGCTTGTGTCTGGACTCTTGCTCTTGCAG CTTTAATTGTAAATACTAATCACCCTACAACTCCTTTGGTTAAACAAATGAAGATTCACCCTACTAGCGGTAGCCTCATACTGCTTCCAGATGGGAGACGCTTAGCCTATCAGGAACAAGGTGTTCCTTCTGATCAAGCTAGATACTCAATGATTGTTCCCCATTCTTTCCTTTCATCTCGACTGGcag GAATTCCTGGTATCAAAGGTTCCTTACTGCAAGAGTTTGGTATTCGGCTTGTGTCCTACGATCTTCCTGGCTTTGGGGAAAGCGATCCTCATCCCGATAGGAATCTCGAGTCATCAGCTTTGGATATGTTCCACTTGTCTTATGCTGTGAATGTTACTGATAAGTTTTGGATTGTGGGGTATTCTATAGGAAGTATGCATGCTTGGGCTGCTCTTCGGTACATTCCTGATAGGATAGCAG GTGCTATCATGGTTGCTCCGATGATTAATCCGTATGAACCCAGACTGACCAAGGAAGAGGCACGAAAAATCTGGGGGAAATGGACAACCAAGAAGAAAATGCTGTACCATTTAGCCCAGAAATTTCCTAGATTACTTCCATACTTCTATCGTAGAAGTTTCCTTTCTGGAAACATTGGTCAGATGGAAAACTGGTTTTCCATCTCATTTGGGAAAAGG GATAGAGCTTTGATAGAGAGACAGATGTTTCAAGAATTCTGGCTGAGGgatgttgaagaatcaattcGACAGTTAAATGTGAAACCATTTGTTGAGGAAGCAATCTTACAGGTTTCAAACTGGGGTTTCAGCATTGGAGACCTCGAAGTACAAAACAAACACAAGGGCAAAGGGGTTCTGGTGTGGCTTAAATCAATGTACAGTTCTGCTGAAAAGAGATTTGACGGTTTTCTTGGCCCCATCCACATATGGCAG GGAGGTGAAGACAGAGTTGTCCCTCCATCAATGAGCGATTTTGTGCAACGGGTTTTACCTGATGTCATGCTGCATAAACTTCCATACGAGGGCCATTTCACATATTTCTACTTCTGtgatgaatgtcatcaacatatgttTAGTACAGTTTTCGGGATTCCTCGAGGCCCTCTTTCCAGAGATGTGGATCATGGTCGGATAGATGATGAGGATCAAAACACGGATGTGATTTTCAGTGATACAATAATTGACAGCGAAAATGTTTCTAGTTTAGCTTAA
- the LOC140835070 gene encoding 4,5-DOPA dioxygenase extradiol-like → MMTETFYISHGSPTLSIDDSLPARGFLKAFQQKVFPEKPKAILIISGHWETDDPEVNAVEGPSETIYDFYNFPEKMYKLKYPAPGAPKLASRVKEVLSESGFKRVHVDKKRGLDHGAWVPLMLMYPEADIPVCQLSVQTEKDAYHHFNMGKALVPLKDEGVLIVGSGSATHNLRSMDRQAGNSVTPWAYEFDNWIKEALYDGRYEDVNDYEAKAPYAKAAHPRPEHFYPLHVAMGAAGGNTRGELIHSSWSGGTLSYSSYKFTAKS, encoded by the coding sequence ATGATGACAGAGACCTTTTACATTTCCCATGGCTCGCCAACGCTTTCCATTGACGATTCCCTCCCGGCGCGTGGGTTCCTCAAAGCATTCCAGCAGAAGGTGTTTCCGGAGAAACCCAAAGCGATTTTGATAATATCGGGCCACTGGGAGACGGACGATCCTGAGGTTAACGCCGTGGAGGGTCCCAGTGAAACCATCTACGATTTCTACAACTTCCCGGAGAAGATGTACAAGCTCAAGTACCCGGCTCCCGGCGCTCCGAAATTGGCGAGCAGGGTGAAGGAGGTGCTTTCCGAATCGGGATTCAAGCGCGTGCACGTGGACAAGAAACGTGGACTGGATCACGGCGCATGGGTACCGCTGATGCTGATGTACCCGGAGGCGGACATCCCCGTGTGCCAGCTCTCCGTGCAGACGGAGAAGGATGCGTACCACCATTTTAATATGGGGAAGGCGCTGGTGCCGCTGAAAGACGAAGGTGTTTTGATTGTCGGGTCAGGCTCCGCTACCCATAATCTGCGGTCGATGGACCGCCAGGCTGGAAATTCGGTGACACCGTGGGCTTATGAGTTCGATAATTGGATCAAGGAAGCTCTTTACGATGGGAGATATGAAGATGTGAATGATTATGAAGCCAAGGCGCCGTATGCCAAGGCAGCGCATCCTAGGCCTGAACATTTTTATCCGCTGCACGTGGCGATGGGTGCGGCTGGAGGGAATACGAGAGGTGAGCTTATTCACAGCAGCTGGAGCGGTGGTACACTTTCTTATTCATCCTACAAGTTCACTGCAAAATCTTGA
- the LOC140835099 gene encoding tetraspanin-3-like has translation MRSSNHLVGFLNFATFVASVPILGGGIWLGSHADNTDCMRFLQWPLIIIGVSIMVVSLAGFVGACYRNTFLMYLYLWAMFFIISALVGFIIFAYAVTDKGSGQPVMNRVYLEYDLRDYSGWLEERVASRSYWSKISACIRDSHVCRKMGRSVGGAPEPAETFYLRKLSPIESGCCKPPTSCGFVYINETYWGYTGGLTGSDQDCLRWNNDQRQLCYGCDSCKAGVLASLKKSWRKVSVINIVILIILVLLYAVGCMAFRHNKRLDNDEPIGESRMEKARPSRMPF, from the exons ATGAGAAGCAGCAATCACCTAGTCGGCTTCCTCAATTTCGCAACTTTCGTCGCCTCAGTCCCGATCCTCGGAGGCGGGATATGGCTGGGCAGCCATGCAGACAACACGGATTGCATGAGATTCCTCCAGTGGCCCCTCATCATCATCGGAGTCTCCATCATGGTCGTATCGCTTGCCGGCTTCGTCGGGGCGTGCTACCGCAACACCTTCCTCATGTACCTCTACTTGTGGGCCATGTTCTTCATCATCTCCGCCCTCGTGGGCTTCATCATCTTCGCGTATGCTGTGACGGATAAGGGTTCGGGTCAGCCCGTGATGAACCGGGTCTATTTGGAGTACGACCTGAGGGACTACTCGGGTTGGCTGGAGGAGAGGGTGGCGAGTAGGAGTTACTGGAGTAAGATCAGCGCGTGTATTAGAGATTCACATGTGTGCAGAAAGATGGGGAGGAGTGTTGGGGGAGCTCCGGAACCGGCCGAGACGTTCTATCTCAGGAAACTCAGTCCTATTGAG tCCGGATGCTGCAAGCCTCCTACATCTTGCGGGTTTGTGTACATCAACGAGACGTATTGGGGTTACACGGGTGGGCTCACAGGAAGTGACCAGGATTGCTTGAGATGGAACAACGACCAGCGGCAACTGTGCTACGGGTGCGACTCTTGCAAAGCTGGAGTATTGGCCAGCCTCAAGAAGAGCTGGAGAAAGGTCTCTGTCATCAACATTGTCATTTTGATTATCCTCGTGTTACTTTATGCGGTTGGCTGTATGGCGTTTAGGCACAACAAGAGGCTGGACAACGACGAACCCATCGGCGAGAGTCGAATGGAGAAGGCACGGCCTAGCAGGATGCCTTTCTAA
- the LOC140835076 gene encoding protein disulfide isomerase-like 5-1: protein MIRHRFSILQILLLYCLFVLCSKHDSAGAEVIALTTETFNDKVQEKDTAWFVKFCVPWCKHCKNLGTLWEDLGKEMEGEDEIEIGEVNCGTNKPVCAKVDIHSYPTFKLFYNGEEVVKYQGARNVESLKTFALEETEKAATKSQFNDDGEL, encoded by the exons ATGATACGACACCGTTTCAGTATCCTTCAAATCTTGTTGCTGTACTGCTTGTTTGTCTTGTGCTCCAAACATGATTCTGCGGGAGCTGAAGTTATCGCCCTAACAACCGAGACTTTTAATGACAAg GTTCAAGAGAAAGACACGGCATGGTTTGTAAAGTTTTGTGTTCCTTGGTGCAAGCACTG TAAAAATTTGGGGACGCTATGGGAGGATTTGGGAAAGGAGATGGAAGGCGAGGATGAGATTGAGATTGGTGAAGTCAATTGTGGAACAAATAAACCAGTGTGCGCTAAAGTAGATATCCACTCATATCCTACTTTCAAGTTATTCTATAATGGAGAAGAAGTTGTGAAATATCAAG GAGCCAGGAATGTGGAATCACTTAAAACTTTTGCTCTGGAAGAAACAGAAAAGGCAGCTACAAAATCACAATTCAACGATGATGGCGAATTGTAA
- the LOC140835104 gene encoding LOB domain-containing protein 1-like translates to MDFSKSTQRTVATHSPSSSPPRSVIVTPCAACKILRRRCVEKCILAPYFPPCDPIKFATAHRVFGASNIIKLLQDLPEKQRADAVSSMVYEANARLRDPVYGCAGTICQLQKQINLLQEQLAKSQAQLVNMQCQYTNLMAFICKEMSHPTRTISSDDQQSFHDLSDNLNSYNLQSFLDENNNNGTLWELLST, encoded by the exons ATGGATTTTAGTAAATCAACACAAAGAACAGTTGCTACACACTCGCCCTCGTCGTCTCCTCCGCGATCTGTGATCGTAACCCCCTGTGCTGCTTGCAAGATTTTACGTAGAAGATGCGTCGAGAAATGTATCTTGGCTCCATATTTCCCTCCGTGTGATCCGATCAAATTCGCTACGGCTCACCGAGTGTTCGGCGCGAGTAACATTATCAAGTTACTGCAG GACCTTCCTGAGAAACAAAGAGCTGATGCAGTGAGTAGCATGGTGTATGAAGCCAATGCAAGACTCAGAGATCCTGTGTATGGATGCGCAGGCACAATCTGCCAACTCCAAAAACAAATCAATCTACTCCAAGAACAATTAGCCAAATCACAAGCACAGCTTGTCAACATGCAATGCCAATACACCAACCTCATGGCCTTCATTTGCAAGGAAATGTCACACCCGACCCGCACGATATCGTCCGACGATCAGCAATCGTTCCATGATCTCAGTGACAACCTAAATAGTTATAACCTGCAGTCCTTCCTAGATGAAAACAACAACAATGGTACTTTATGGGAGCTCCTCTCCACATGA
- the LOC140835092 gene encoding ATP synthase subunit d, mitochondrial-like gives MSGAGKKVVDVAFKAGKNIDWEGMAKLMVSDEARKEFATLRRAFDEVNSQLQTKFSQEPEPIDWEYYRKGIGSRLVDMYKQAYDEIKIPQYVDNVTPQYKPKFDALLVELKEAEEKSLKESERLEKEIEEVQELKKKLSTMTADEYFAKHPELKKKFDDEIRNDYWGY, from the exons ATGAGCGGAGCGGGGAAGAAGGTGGTGGATGTGGCTTTTAAAGCGGGCAAGAACATCGACTGGGAGGGGATGGCCAAGCTTATGGTATCCGACGAAGCTCGCAAGGAGTTCGCCACCCTCCGACGTGCCTTCGACGAGGTCAACTCCCAGCTCCAGACCAAGTTCAGCCAG GAACCAGAACCTATAGACTGGGAGTATTACAGGAAAGGCATTGGCTCTCGCTTGGTTGATATGTACAAGCAAGCTTATGATG AAATCAAAATCCCACAGTATGTTGACAATGTCACTCCTCAATACAAGCCTAAGTTTGATGCACTG TTGGTAGAGCTGAAAGAGGCCGAGGAGAAATCATTGAAGGAGTCTGAAAGATTAGAAAAAGAAATCGAGGAAGTCCAAGAGTTAAAG AAGAAGCTTAGTACAATGACTGCTGATGAATACTTCGCAAAGCATCCTGAGCTTAAGAAGAAGTTTGATGATGAAATTCGAAATGACTATTGGGGCTATTAG